In the Aliarcobacter cryaerophilus genome, one interval contains:
- a CDS encoding prepilin peptidase: MEFSIFQNVLFTLFLINLVVLSLYDFKYKAVPDYLLLFAFFSSFFITKFDIFEALQSAFIISGAFVILNFLVTFYIQNIKSRFLKDESLKTQTALGEGDIPLIASFGVILGVYNTFIAIFLSAIVAMFYAIYLKNRKNEIEIPFIPFLVFGFLLEYFFNLSNIFKDFY; encoded by the coding sequence GTGGAGTTTAGTATTTTTCAAAATGTTCTCTTTACACTATTTTTGATAAATTTAGTGGTTTTATCATTGTATGATTTTAAATATAAAGCTGTTCCTGATTATCTTCTGTTATTTGCATTTTTTTCATCTTTTTTTATTACAAAGTTTGATATTTTTGAAGCATTGCAAAGTGCATTTATAATTTCTGGAGCTTTTGTAATATTAAATTTTTTGGTTACTTTTTATATACAAAATATAAAATCAAGATTTTTAAAAGATGAGAGTTTAAAGACTCAAACAGCACTAGGAGAGGGAGATATTCCTTTGATTGCATCTTTTGGTGTTATTTTAGGAGTTTATAATACATTTATTGCAATATTTTTAAGTGCAATTGTAGCTATGTTTTATGCAATCTATTTAAAAAATAGAAAAAATGAAATTGAAATACCTTTTATTCCATTTCTAGTTTTTGGTTTTTTATTGGAGTATTTTTTTAATTTATCAAATATTTTTAAGGATTTTTATTGA
- a CDS encoding di-trans,poly-cis-decaprenylcistransferase has product MSSSNPPSHIAIIMDGNGRWAKQRGLKRTAGHEEGARVVRNITKHCAKIGVKYLTLYAFSTENWTRPKLEVEYLMKLLEKYLKNELETFMQNSIRFKAIGDLSKFSKSLQKTIKDIEEKTSKNLGLTQVLALNYGSKDEIIRAIKKLNEKNLEINEKNFESCLDTAEFGDVDLLIRTSGEIRLSNYLLWQNAYAEMFFTQTLWPDFSVKELDDIIEDFNKRQRRFGGV; this is encoded by the coding sequence ATGAGTAGTTCAAATCCCCCATCTCATATTGCAATCATTATGGATGGAAATGGAAGATGGGCAAAACAAAGAGGTCTTAAAAGAACAGCTGGTCATGAGGAAGGTGCTAGAGTTGTTCGAAATATTACAAAACATTGTGCAAAAATAGGGGTTAAATACCTTACTTTATATGCTTTTTCTACTGAAAACTGGACAAGACCAAAACTTGAAGTTGAATATCTTATGAAACTTTTAGAAAAATATTTAAAAAATGAGCTAGAAACATTTATGCAAAATAGTATTAGGTTTAAAGCTATTGGTGATTTAAGTAAGTTTTCAAAGAGTTTGCAAAAAACTATAAAAGATATTGAAGAAAAAACATCAAAAAACTTAGGACTTACTCAAGTTTTAGCACTTAATTATGGTTCAAAAGATGAGATAATTAGAGCTATAAAAAAATTAAATGAGAAAAATCTTGAAATAAATGAAAAAAACTTTGAATCATGTCTTGATACAGCAGAATTTGGAGATGTTGATTTGCTCATACGAACAAGTGGAGAGATTAGACTTTCAAACTATTTATTGTGGCAAAATGCATATGCAGAGATGTTTTTTACACAAACACTCTGGCCAGATTTTAGTGTTAAAGAGCTAGATGATATAATAGAAGATTTTAATAAAAGGCAAAGAAGATTTGGTGGAGTTTAG
- the coaBC gene encoding bifunctional phosphopantothenoylcysteine decarboxylase/phosphopantothenate--cysteine ligase CoaBC, giving the protein MILKDKKILIGVTGSIAIYKSLELIRLFIKTGANVKVILSDGAKKFINPITFEAISQNKVLDESSESWDKSQNYNHIDITKWADILIIAPATANTINKISCGIADNLLLQTVLACKKKIIIAPAANTNMIENPITTKSVNNLKNLGFEVLQTQTKELACKDVGNGAMLEPIDIFHKTCKELLKTSYWENRRAVLSGGGTLEKIDDVRYISNFSSGKMASNLATALYYLGADVTLVSSRGFENIPYEIDLRVSHSSQQMFENLKLALDKKLDKKSFLFMVAAVSDYIPKQKVDGKLKKEKLGETWSLELGKNIDILANLDKKDIFSIGFKAEMDKKEAKSNAQNMLKNKNLDAVCLNILDESNAFGSDTNKIELILKDKSFDFSGNKLNISLEILNRFEKEFTNE; this is encoded by the coding sequence GTGATTTTAAAAGATAAAAAAATTCTTATAGGAGTTACTGGCTCAATTGCTATTTATAAAAGTCTAGAGTTAATAAGACTTTTTATAAAAACTGGTGCAAATGTAAAAGTAATTTTAAGTGATGGTGCAAAAAAATTTATAAATCCAATAACTTTTGAAGCAATTTCACAAAACAAAGTCTTAGATGAGAGTAGTGAAAGCTGGGATAAAAGCCAAAACTATAATCACATAGATATAACAAAATGGGCTGATATTTTAATAATCGCTCCAGCAACTGCAAACACTATAAATAAAATATCTTGTGGTATTGCTGATAATTTACTACTTCAAACAGTTCTTGCTTGTAAAAAGAAAATTATTATTGCACCTGCTGCAAATACAAATATGATTGAGAATCCTATTACTACTAAAAGTGTAAATAACTTAAAAAATTTAGGATTTGAAGTTTTACAAACTCAAACAAAAGAGTTAGCTTGTAAAGATGTTGGAAATGGTGCAATGCTTGAGCCAATAGATATTTTTCATAAAACTTGCAAAGAACTTTTAAAAACTTCATATTGGGAAAATAGAAGAGCTGTTTTAAGTGGTGGTGGAACTTTGGAAAAAATTGATGATGTAAGATATATCTCAAATTTTTCAAGTGGGAAAATGGCATCAAATTTAGCAACAGCTCTTTACTATTTGGGTGCTGATGTAACTTTAGTATCAAGTAGAGGTTTTGAAAATATACCTTATGAGATAGATTTGAGAGTTTCACATAGTTCACAACAGATGTTTGAAAATTTGAAATTAGCTTTAGATAAAAAATTAGATAAAAAGAGTTTTTTATTTATGGTAGCAGCAGTTAGTGATTATATTCCAAAGCAAAAAGTTGATGGAAAATTAAAAAAAGAGAAACTTGGAGAAACTTGGAGTTTAGAGCTTGGTAAAAATATTGATATATTGGCAAATTTAGATAAAAAAGATATTTTTTCTATTGGTTTTAAAGCAGAGATGGATAAAAAAGAGGCAAAATCAAATGCACAAAATATGCTAAAAAATAAAAATCTTGATGCAGTTTGCTTAAATATTTTAGATGAGTCTAATGCTTTTGGAAGTGATACAAACAAAATAGAGCTTATTTTAAAAGATAAAAGTTTTGATTTTTCTGGAAATAAACTAAATATCTCTTTAGAAATTTTAAATAGATTTGAAAAAGAGTTTACAAATGAGTAG